CACCTTGGTAACCAAATCCACGTACATAGTCACGTTTTTTGGTATCACCTTCTACGTTTACAAAACGTGGCACATACAAGCCTGTCGGTCTACGACCATATACATAGCTATCCAAATATCCATCTATTTTACCTCCGGCACCACAACGGAAATGGTGATCCATCAAATTGTGACCCAATTCACCGCTACTGCTACCCAGACCGCCTTCCCAAACATCTGTAGCTGAGTTCATCAACACCCAAGTCGAGTTTAATGCAGATGCACAAACAAAAATTACTTTAGCGAAAAACTCATACGTTTGGTTTGTTTCAGCATCAACAATTTCAACGCCTTTCGCCTTTTTCGTGTTTTTATCGTAGATAATTTTTGTTACGATAGAAAAAGGACGTAAGGTTAAGTTATTAGTCTTTTTCGCTGCAGGAAGAGTCGCCGATTGTGTACTGAAATAAGCACCAAAATTACAACCCAACCAACATTGATTTTGATATTGACAATTTACACGGTCATGATGCGGAACAGTAATGTTTGCTGTTCTACCCATGATGAAATGACGTTGACCACCATATTGTTTTTTCAAACGCTCAGCCAGGTCTTTTTCAACAATGTTCATCGCCATTGCCGGCATGTAATCTCCATCTGGCAAAGATGGTACACCATCTCTATTTCCAGAGATACCAGCAAATTTTTCAGCATAACTATACCAAGGGGCAATATCCTTATAACGAATCGGCCAATCCACACCATGGCCATCTTTCAAGTTAGCTTCAAAATCCAAATCGCCCAAACGATAAGATTGTCTCCCCCACATTAAAGAACGTCCACCAACATGATACCCACGGTACCAGTCAAAACGTTTTACCTCTGTATAGGGACTTTCTTTTTCATTTACCCAAAAATCCAGGTTCTTCTCATTCAGTGGATAATCTCTACGCAAAACCGGATATTCTTCGATCATTTGCTGCGTACGACCGCCAGCATGAGGCCATTCCCATGGATTCTTATTTGGCGCAGTATAATCCTTGATGTGTTCAATGTTACGACCACGCTCCAGCATAATTGTTTTCAGCCCTTTCTCTGTCAATTCTTTCGCAGCCCATCCACCACTTATCCCCGAACCGATTACAATTGCGTCATAAGTATTTGTTGCCATCTCTCTTCTAATTATTTGTTTTTAAATAGTTATTTTTTCTGTTTAGTGTGCAGCATTAGTACTGTCGATCTTTTCGTCCTTAAATAAAGCTAAAAAGATAAAAAATACAACAGCTGCGATAATTGCAGGTACAACCCAGGTATGATTCCAGAATGCTGCCATATCGGTTGCTTTCAATTCCTTGTACTTATCTCCAACATAACTTGCTACCCAGAAACCGATCAACTGTCCGACACCATATGTTGCCAAAGTGATCAAGCCCTGTGCTGCTGATTTGTATTTAACGCCAGCTTTGCTATCTGTATAAATCTGTCCCGAAACAAAGAAAAAGTCATAACAGATACCGTGCAATGCAATACCGATCAACAACATGAACGACAATTCACCTGCATTGCCATAAGCAAATAATAGGTAACGAATTACCCAAGCCAACATACCGACCAAAATTGTTTTCTTGAAGCCAAATTTTGTAAAGAAAATTGGTAAGGCCAATAAAAACAATACCTCAGATGCTTGACCGATAGTCATCTTGCCTGTTGGATTCTCCAATCCTATTTCAGTAAGGAACAAGTTGGCATTTGAATAATAAAATGCCAATGGAATACAGATCAACACCGAAGAAATAAAAAAGATCAAGAAATTTCTGTCTTTCAACAATTTGATCGCATCCAGTCCAATGATTGATGCAAAGGATGGTTTTTCGGTTTCATCCAATTTAACCGGTGGCGTTTTAGGTAATGCAAAGGAAAATACCCCCAGTACCAATGAAGCTACGCCCGACATTAAGAAGGTGTTTTTCAAAGCCCCTTCTGATGCAGCGGCATCCCATCTAAAGATATAACTGATTGCTAAACCTGCTACAATCCAACCAATTGTTCCCCAGATACGTATTCCTGAAAATTGTTTTTCCGGATTTGTTAATTGACGAAATGAAACTGAGCTCGCCAAAGCCAATGTCGGCATATAAAGTATCATATAAGCCAATACATACGGATAAAAAGTAGACATATCTGCAGCACCATACATTTGATACATTAATACCGCGCCAACCAAGTGTAAAACACCCAAAATACGCTCCGCATTAAAATAACGGTCTGCAATCATTCCGACAATAAAAGGCGCGATAATCGCTCCCAATGATTGTGTTGAAAATACATTGGCCATTTCAAAATCCGTTGCATGTAGATTTTTGCTCAAGAAAGTACCTAATGTGACAAACCATCCCCCCCAAATAAAAAATTCGAGGAACATCATAAAGGATAGTTTAAATTTTATTGTTGATGAAATCATAAAAAAAATGGTGTTTTACAATACTACTAATTGGTTTTACCTGCTCAATTTAAGAAATTAAATCTAATTGTCAATAGTACACTATTAAAATATTACAAAAAGCTATCGACCTCGCGATAAGCCGCCACCAAGCGATCCTCACCCTCTTTACCAGGCTTGGAAATACCATGCTCCATTCCCATGATACCCTTATATCCTTTACTATGAATGTGTTTGAATACGTTTTTATAATTGATCTCGCCCGTAGTCGGTTCTTTACGACCTGGATTATCGCCGATTTGAATATACGCAATTTCATCCCAACAACGATTCATATTTGCAATTAAATCTCCTTCGGTACGCTGCATGTGATAAATATCATATAAAATTTTACAGGATGGACTGTTTACAGCCTTACATAAAGCATAGGTCTCATGCGTTTGCTGCAAAAACAAATCTGGTGTATCACTTAAGGTTTCCAACACCATCACCAAACCATGTGGTTCAAAGATCTCCGCACCCTTACGCATCGCAGTAAGGATATTGCTGAACTGATTACCCCACGGCAGTTTTCTTTCATAAAAGCCCGGTACCACAGTCAGCCATTTTGCATTACAACGCTTGGCAGCTTCGACAGACTTCTTGCATGTTTCGACAAACTTGTCCAAATACTCCTGTTTACCCGTCGCTAAAGAAGGCATCCAGTTTTGTCCGCCATCCACAACAAATACACCCATGGTCATGCCTAACTTCGCCAATAAATCACCAATCTTCTGCTGCTCGTCCAATGTTCTGCCCAAATAGCCATTGTCTTCTATTCCACGGAATCCCAAATCATACATATACCGAATTTCATCCAGGAAATTATCACCTGCATGATTTTTGAACATTCCCTGATGGGGAGCATAATTTAAATTGAATGTCTTTCCTTTATCCATCGTATTTGCTGTATTTTGAGTTGTAGACGCAAAAGTCTGTCCAGCTAGTCCTGCCCCCGCGGCCAAAAGACTACCTTTAATAAAATCCGATCTCTTCATTTTATTTATAATTGATTAATTTTTAAATAATTTACCAAATCCATCCGAATAAATCGTTTCTATGGACTGATTTTTATTTTTAAAAATGACAAAAACCGCCACACCTTTCAATTTTCTGGCTTTTGTCTTAATTTGTTCGGGTTCCATGCCCATAAAATAATTATCCAGTGCATCCGCTTCCATGGCAGTCTTCGCATAGACGCTGACACTCAATATATCGGTCATGTATGGGAAACCCGAAACAGGGTCAATATGATGACCCAATTTTTTCCCTTTGTATTGAATAAACTTTTCGAAACTGCCGGCTGTTGTCAGCGCCCCTTCATTGAGCTGCGCAACAGCAGTCATCAATTCCTCCCCACTTTCACCATCGGGCTGAACAATACCAATGGAAAAGCCCTGCCCACCTGGCGGAGTTCCCAAAGCCCTGATTTCACCACCGACCTCGACCATATAATTGGCAATTCCCTTACGTTCGAGATAGTCGGCCAAGACGTCTACCGTATACCCCTGTGCAATACCATTAACATCGATTTTAATCCCCTTTTTCTTTTTGATCAGCCGATTGCCACTAACCTTCAAGTAGTGCATTCCCACCAGTTCCTTCGCTTTTCGTACCGTCGCCGAATCCGGGGCCACCAGGCTCTTATTAGCACCAAAGCCCCATAGGTTGACCAGCGGGGCAATAGTGATATCGAATTGACCTTTCGATAATTTGTGGTATTTAAAGGAAGCTTTTATCACCTTAGCCATGTGGCTATCCATCACAACAGACATTACCGTATCTGTATTGAACTTGGATATCCTCGAGTCCTTGCGATAAATTGACATCGACAAATCGATTGCCGTTAAAATACTGTCAACTTCCGACCGTCTAACAAGACTGTCGGAAGCGAAGTAAGTGATATGGAATTGGGTACCCTGCGCGGGTCCCTCCAGCCGAATTTTATGGGGTTTCGTTGCCGGTATCTGCGCCTGTACATCAATGCAACAAATCGTAACAAAAAATAGAAGGCACAAATTCCACTTTAATCCCATCGGCCCAATTGCTTAAATATATAAGTTGGTGTTTTGACCAGGCATCGCTACTGGGTAAAAACCTTCTGCATCCGGAAGTAATTTTGGTTTAGCATCCCAAGCAAGTACATCTGGTCCCAATTTGATGGTCGATTTTAAGGCTTCATCCCACTTGATTACCTTACCGGTATAACAAGCGATACGTCCGATAATACCTGTCAACGTACTGTAAGCACCATATTCTGCATTATCAAATTTATATTCGCCTTTCGAAATTGCCGTAAATAGTTCTTTATGTTCTTGTTGATAAGGGTTTGGATTACCCTTCGCGTCATGGCGATAGATTTCTTTTCCTTTCCAGTCGTACAATACTGCCTGTCCACCTGCAGAAAGATAAGCACGTCCTTTTGTTGCCTGGAATTGCTCGTCTACACGGTTATGTATACCTTCGAAGTGTCTACATTGACTATAAACAACGCTATTGTCGGCATAGGTCAATTCTAATGCAAAATTATCATAGATTTCACCATACTCTTTGCCGGTGCGGTGTGCCCTGCTACCTGTACCTTGGATCGATACCGGGTAAGCACCTTTCACCCAATTGGCGATATCAATATTATGTACGTGCTGCTCTACGATATGATCGCCACACAACCAGTTGAAATAATACCAGTTACGCATTTGGTACTCCATTTCAGTTTGCTCTGGCTTACGCGGACGCACCCATACACCACCTGAGTTCCAATAAACTTGTCCAGAGGTCACATCACCGATTGCACCCTCGTGAATACGTTTGATCGCCTCACGGTAATTCGTTTGATAACGGCGTTGTAACCCGACTACAACATTCAATTTTTTACGTTTAGCTTCTGCAGCCACACGTAAGACCTGCTGTACACCAGGGATATCAACAGCGACCGGTTTCTCCATGAAAACATGTTTACCTTGACGGATCGCTTCCTCAAAATGCATTGGTCTAAATCCTGGAGGAGTTGCTAAAATAACAACATCGGCCAATTGAATTGCGTCTTTATATGCATCGAACCCCACAAATTTGTGATTGTCACTTACATCGATCTTATCTTGCCATTTTTCCTTCAGCGTTTTATAAGTACTCTCTAAATTATCTTTAAAAGCATCTGCAAGCGCCACCACTTTAATGTTCATGCCCGAACTTAGCGCATCAAATGTAGCTCCAGTTCCGCGGCCCCCGCAGCCCACTAAGGCAACTTTGATAACATCCGAACCAGCGGCATATGCACCTGATAAAGGCATTGAGCTCAGCACAGCGCCCCCAGCAACTACAGCAGAAGTTTTAATAAAATCTCTTCTTTCTAGATTTTCCATAACAGTTTTATATTGATTATTTTATATTAAAAGTCTTTGATTGGCTGTTTGTCGTAATAAGCCATAATCTCTTCGTGACTAGGTGGGTTGAGGGGTCTGACTAGTCTCATACCCACGAATGGGGCTTCCGGAAACCACCAGTTACTTTTTGGAATTTGTGGATCCAACTGTTTCCATACGGGATCTGAGGCACCACGCGCTGCAGAGCGCATGTCCTCGGCACCACTGTCAAAAGCACCACCACGTACAACATGTGGATACAGGTTTGTCGGAACGACTACAGGATTAGTCAATACTTTGCCTTTACCTTCATTGTAACTATCGGCCTTATATTGATCATAAGTCCATTCGGCAACATTGCCATAAATATCATAAAGGCCCCAAGGATTCGGTTTCTTCTGTCCTACAATATGTGTTTTCTGTTCAGCATTATCTTTAAACCAGGCATAATCTGCTAATGGCGTTGCTTGATCACCGAAAAAATAAGTTGTCTTTGAACCAGCTCGAGCGGCATATTCCCACTCGGCCTCTGTTGGTAAACGGTAAAATACACCGGTACGGACATACAGCCACTTACAGAATTGAATAGCATTGTAATGGGTCATCGCTAGGGCCGGGTGCCCTTCCTTTCCAAAACCAAAAGTCATATCCAAATAAGGTTTGGTCGGTCGCGTAACGGCATCAATCTCTTTCGATACTTTACCGTCCTTACTCTTTGCGATCTCATAATCTTTATACAGAAATGGCTCAAATAGATCCCAGGTTACTTCATACTGGCCCATCCAAAATGGATCCAACTTCACCTCGTGTGCAGGTTTTTCATCCTCTTTCCCCCCACTTGTAGTTCCCATTTTAAAGCTACCACCAGGGATTGCCAGCATTTTGAACGTCAGATTAGTCCCTTCAATAGGTTGCTCATAAGGTTCGAAAGCTTTCTGAGCCGTAGCGTG
The Sphingobacterium multivorum genome window above contains:
- a CDS encoding GMC oxidoreductase — its product is MATNTYDAIVIGSGISGGWAAKELTEKGLKTIMLERGRNIEHIKDYTAPNKNPWEWPHAGGRTQQMIEEYPVLRRDYPLNEKNLDFWVNEKESPYTEVKRFDWYRGYHVGGRSLMWGRQSYRLGDLDFEANLKDGHGVDWPIRYKDIAPWYSYAEKFAGISGNRDGVPSLPDGDYMPAMAMNIVEKDLAERLKKQYGGQRHFIMGRTANITVPHHDRVNCQYQNQCWLGCNFGAYFSTQSATLPAAKKTNNLTLRPFSIVTKIIYDKNTKKAKGVEIVDAETNQTYEFFAKVIFVCASALNSTWVLMNSATDVWEGGLGSSSGELGHNLMDHHFRCGAGGKIDGYLDSYVYGRRPTGLYVPRFVNVEGDTKKRDYVRGFGYQGAAGRGRWSGAVAEMEVGGAWKDAICEPGDWTVGFTAFGETLPYHENKITLDKNKKDKWGLPVLSFDAEIKDNELKMRGDMQNEMKEMLESIGVKDTYTYDNVYGLGQGIHEMGTARMGRDPKTSVLNGNNQVWDALNVFVTDGACMTSAGCVNPSLTYMALTARAVDFAVSELKKGNI
- a CDS encoding formylglycine-generating enzyme family protein; its protein translation is MLKRIFIPVLLFAGVHATAQKAFEPYEQPIEGTNLTFKMLAIPGGSFKMGTTSGGKEDEKPAHEVKLDPFWMGQYEVTWDLFEPFLYKDYEIAKSKDGKVSKEIDAVTRPTKPYLDMTFGFGKEGHPALAMTHYNAIQFCKWLYVRTGVFYRLPTEAEWEYAARAGSKTTYFFGDQATPLADYAWFKDNAEQKTHIVGQKKPNPWGLYDIYGNVAEWTYDQYKADSYNEGKGKVLTNPVVVPTNLYPHVVRGGAFDSGAEDMRSAARGASDPVWKQLDPQIPKSNWWFPEAPFVGMRLVRPLNPPSHEEIMAYYDKQPIKDF
- a CDS encoding hydroxypyruvate isomerase family protein — its product is MKRSDFIKGSLLAAGAGLAGQTFASTTQNTANTMDKGKTFNLNYAPHQGMFKNHAGDNFLDEIRYMYDLGFRGIEDNGYLGRTLDEQQKIGDLLAKLGMTMGVFVVDGGQNWMPSLATGKQEYLDKFVETCKKSVEAAKRCNAKWLTVVPGFYERKLPWGNQFSNILTAMRKGAEIFEPHGLVMVLETLSDTPDLFLQQTHETYALCKAVNSPSCKILYDIYHMQRTEGDLIANMNRCWDEIAYIQIGDNPGRKEPTTGEINYKNVFKHIHSKGYKGIMGMEHGISKPGKEGEDRLVAAYREVDSFL
- a CDS encoding nucleoside permease; protein product: MSSTIKFKLSFMMFLEFFIWGGWFVTLGTFLSKNLHATDFEMANVFSTQSLGAIIAPFIVGMIADRYFNAERILGVLHLVGAVLMYQMYGAADMSTFYPYVLAYMILYMPTLALASSVSFRQLTNPEKQFSGIRIWGTIGWIVAGLAISYIFRWDAAASEGALKNTFLMSGVASLVLGVFSFALPKTPPVKLDETEKPSFASIIGLDAIKLLKDRNFLIFFISSVLICIPLAFYYSNANLFLTEIGLENPTGKMTIGQASEVLFLLALPIFFTKFGFKKTILVGMLAWVIRYLLFAYGNAGELSFMLLIGIALHGICYDFFFVSGQIYTDSKAGVKYKSAAQGLITLATYGVGQLIGFWVASYVGDKYKELKATDMAAFWNHTWVVPAIIAAVVFFIFLALFKDEKIDSTNAAH
- a CDS encoding FAD:protein FMN transferase: MGLKWNLCLLFFVTICCIDVQAQIPATKPHKIRLEGPAQGTQFHITYFASDSLVRRSEVDSILTAIDLSMSIYRKDSRISKFNTDTVMSVVMDSHMAKVIKASFKYHKLSKGQFDITIAPLVNLWGFGANKSLVAPDSATVRKAKELVGMHYLKVSGNRLIKKKKGIKIDVNGIAQGYTVDVLADYLERKGIANYMVEVGGEIRALGTPPGGQGFSIGIVQPDGESGEELMTAVAQLNEGALTTAGSFEKFIQYKGKKLGHHIDPVSGFPYMTDILSVSVYAKTAMEADALDNYFMGMEPEQIKTKARKLKGVAVFVIFKNKNQSIETIYSDGFGKLFKN
- a CDS encoding Gfo/Idh/MocA family oxidoreductase — encoded protein: MENLERRDFIKTSAVVAGGAVLSSMPLSGAYAAGSDVIKVALVGCGGRGTGATFDALSSGMNIKVVALADAFKDNLESTYKTLKEKWQDKIDVSDNHKFVGFDAYKDAIQLADVVILATPPGFRPMHFEEAIRQGKHVFMEKPVAVDIPGVQQVLRVAAEAKRKKLNVVVGLQRRYQTNYREAIKRIHEGAIGDVTSGQVYWNSGGVWVRPRKPEQTEMEYQMRNWYYFNWLCGDHIVEQHVHNIDIANWVKGAYPVSIQGTGSRAHRTGKEYGEIYDNFALELTYADNSVVYSQCRHFEGIHNRVDEQFQATKGRAYLSAGGQAVLYDWKGKEIYRHDAKGNPNPYQQEHKELFTAISKGEYKFDNAEYGAYSTLTGIIGRIACYTGKVIKWDEALKSTIKLGPDVLAWDAKPKLLPDAEGFYPVAMPGQNTNLYI